In Gopherus flavomarginatus isolate rGopFla2 chromosome 5, rGopFla2.mat.asm, whole genome shotgun sequence, one DNA window encodes the following:
- the PPP1R14D gene encoding protein phosphatase 1 regulatory subunit 14D yields the protein MASKSRDLPRVTFQAPEKSGEESSHKRLGKLTVKYNRKDLQRWLDLEEWIDAQLQELYQYQLQEEADRATPEPEIDIEDLLEVSNEEQKSKLQEILHECSRPTEDFITELLSRLQGLRKIPQRK from the exons ATGGCCAGTAAGTCCAGAGATTTGCCTCGAGTAACCTTCCAGGCTCCAGAGAAGTCTGGGGAGGAATCATCCCACAAGAGACTGGGCAAGCTAACAGTTAAGTACAACCGCAAAGACCTTCAACGCTGGCTAGACCTGGAGGAATGGATTGATGCCCAGTTGCAGGAGCTGTACCAATACCAG CTGCAGGAGGAAGCAGATAGAGCAACTCCTGAACCAGAAATTGACATTGAAGATCTTCTAGAGGTCTCCAACGAGGAACAGAAATCAAAACTACAG GAAATTCTTCATGAGTGTTCCAGACCTACAGAG GACTTCATTACGGAACTGCTCAGTCGACTGCAAGGTCTCAGGAAAATCCCTCAAAGGAAATGA